In Prunus dulcis chromosome 1, ALMONDv2, whole genome shotgun sequence, the following are encoded in one genomic region:
- the LOC117634929 gene encoding transcription factor WER-like — protein MEAENEYKKGLWTKEEDRVLLDYVTVHGSGRWNRIPKLTGLKRNGKSCRLRWLNYLSPNVKRGDFSEEEEDLIIRLHNLLGNRWSLIAGRVPGRTDNQVKNYWNTRLCKKLGFKKQIPKALASSSETPKAPDSNSKQSCSCGTGSTVKDMEALQNDQNPLLDDIVAAEDSNSNEEIQWMTEHCAESLSYSDGHNLISWGMLEFLQGHPLELLYQNFELS, from the exons ATGGAAGCAGAAAATGAGTACAAGAAAGGGCTGTGGACAAAGGAGGAGGATAGGGTTCTGCTAGACTACGTAACCGTACATGGAAGTGGCCGCTGGAATCGAATTCCTAAGCTCACCG gtTTAAAGAGGAATGGAAAGAGCTGCAGATTGAGGTGGCTCAACTATCTGAGCCCAAATGTGAAACGCGGAGATTTttctgaggaagaagaggaccTCATCATCAGACTTCATAATCTCCTTGGCAACAG GTGGTCTCTGATTGCGGGGCGTGTACCAGGAAGAACTGACAACCAAGTCAAGAACTACTGGAACACCCGTTTGTGCAAGAAGCTTGGCTTCAAAAAGCAAATTCCAAAAGCTCTTGCTTCCTCCTCTGAAACTCCAAAAGCCCCGGACTCGAATTCTAAGCAGTCTTGCAGCTGCGGCACCGGCAGCACTGTCAAAGACATGGAAGCTCtgcaaaatgaccaaaaccCATTGTTAGATGATATTGTTGCAGCTGaggattcaaattcaaatgaagaAATACAATGGATGACCGAGCATTGCGCAGAGTCGCTTTCTTATTCTGATGGTCATAATTTGATTAGCTGGGGCATGTTGGAATTTCTACAAGGGCACCCTCTTGAACTTCTGtaccaaaattttgagttGAGTTAA
- the LOC117634111 gene encoding 2-methylene-furan-3-one reductase-like, producing the protein MLATTSTLSSTASQLTPLSSLSPNPFSVKFSFTFRENKNRIAVPTSLKSQRCQLSALPALRVSASSQSAPTSVEASKVSALPSEMKAWVYGEYGGVDVLKFDTKVAVPELLEDQVLVKVVAAALNPVDFKRRQGKFQNTDSPLPTVPGYDVAGVVVKAGSKVKDFKEGDEVYGDINEKALEGPKQSGSLAEYTAVEERLLALKPKNLDFVQAAALPLAIETAYEGLERTGFSAGKSLLVLNGAGGVGSLVIQLAKHVFGASRVAATSSTGKLELLKSLGADLAIDYTKENFEELPEKFDVVYDAIGQCDKAVKVVKEGGSVVALTGAVTPPGFRFVVTSNGAVLKKLNPYLESGKVKAVIDPKGPFPFSKLVEAFSYLETNRATGKVVIHPIQ; encoded by the exons ATGCTAGCAACCACTTCCACTCTCAGCTCCACTGCTTCTCAACTCACACCCTTAAGCTCTCTATCCCCAAACCCattttctgtcaaattttcCTTCACTTTCCGAGAAAATAAGAACAGAATCGCAGTACCCACAAGCTTGAAATCCCAAAGATGCCAGCTTTCTGCTCTTCCTGCTCTGAGAGTGTCTGCTAGTTCCCAATCTGCCCCTACTTCCGTTGAGGCGTCAAAGGTCTCGGCTTTGCCGTCGGAGATGAAGGCGTGGGTATATGGGGAATATGGGGGTgttgatgttttgaaatttgatacCAAAGTTGCGGTGCCTGAGTTGCTGGAGGACCAAGTTTTGGTAAAGGTTGTGGCTGCGGCTCTTAACCCAGTTGATTTCAAGAGAAGGCAGGGCAAGTTCCAGAACACTGACTCTCCTCTTCCg ACTGTTCCGGGATATGATGTTGCCGGTGTGGTGGTAAAAGCTGGCAGTAAAGTAAAGGACTTTAAAGAGGGGGATGAAGTGTACGGAGACATAAATGAGAAAGCTTTGGAGGGGCCTAAACAATCTGGCTCTCTTGCTGAGTACACTGCAGTTGAAGAGAGGTTATTGGCGTTGAAGCCTAAGAATCTGGATTTTGTTCAGGCTGCTGCGCTTCCTCTTGCAATCGAGACTGCTTACGAGGGTCTCGAAAGGACTGGGTTTTCTGCTGGTAAATCTTTGCTTGTTTTGAATGGTGCTGGTGGAGTTGGAAGCCTGGTGATTCAG CTAGCAAAACATGTATTTGGAGCTTCAAGAGTGGCGGCCACTTCGAGCACCGGAAAATTGGAGTTGTTGAAGAGCTTGGGTGCTGATCTAGCCATTGACTacacgaaggagaatttcgaaGAATTGCCAGAGAAATTTGATGTTGTATATGATGCaattg GTCAATGTGATAAAGCAGTGAAGGTGGTGAAGGAAGGGGGCAGTGTAGTGGCCCTAACAGGCGCAGTAACACCTCCAGGCTTCAGATTTGTAGTGACTTCTAATGGAGCTGTTTTGAAGAAACTAAATCCATATTTAGAGAGTGGGAAGGTGAAGGCAGTGATAGATCCCAAAGGGCCCTTCCCTTTCTCTAAGCTTGTTGAGGCCTTCTCTTACCTTGAAACCAATCGGGCCACTGGAAAGGTAGTTATACATCCAATTCAATGA